The following coding sequences lie in one [Chlorobium] sp. 445 genomic window:
- a CDS encoding carboxylate-amine ligase: MEKEKFTIGIEEEYQIVDPHTRELKSHIQQILEDGTRVLKEHIKPEMHQSVVEVGTGICANIEEARKDLMGLRTEIAKLAISKGLRIVAASTHPFSDWKYQEITQHERYHGLVNDLQDIARANLIFGLHVHIGIKDREAQIEVMNQIRYLLPHILALTTSSPFWLGRPTGLFSWRTQVFKSFPRTGIPDIFDSYTEFDDYVKLLVQTGCIDNGKKIWWDVRPHPFFETIEIRICDIPTRVDESLAVAALIQATAKTLYDLYKRNMQFRHYSRALIEENKFLAARYGLTGQLIDFSKKQKIPTTDLILEFLRFVDDAVEELGSRREINTIYKILEHGTSARKQLQVYEETGGDIKAVVDFLIKETLHGLPVELPSMASTTA; this comes from the coding sequence ATGGAAAAAGAAAAATTCACGATTGGCATTGAGGAAGAATACCAAATTGTCGACCCACATACGCGCGAGCTAAAAAGCCATATTCAGCAAATTTTGGAGGATGGGACACGCGTCTTGAAGGAGCACATCAAACCTGAAATGCATCAGTCCGTTGTAGAAGTTGGCACGGGCATTTGCGCTAATATAGAAGAGGCACGTAAAGACCTGATGGGGTTGCGCACGGAAATTGCAAAACTGGCAATTTCAAAAGGCTTGCGCATCGTTGCTGCATCTACTCATCCCTTCTCTGACTGGAAGTATCAAGAAATCACTCAGCATGAGCGTTACCATGGATTGGTCAATGACTTGCAGGATATTGCACGTGCCAATCTGATTTTCGGCTTGCATGTCCACATTGGCATCAAAGACCGTGAGGCACAAATTGAGGTCATGAACCAGATTCGCTATCTTCTGCCGCATATTTTGGCACTTACAACCAGTTCACCATTTTGGCTCGGTAGACCAACAGGACTCTTTTCGTGGCGCACTCAAGTCTTCAAAAGTTTCCCGCGCACAGGTATTCCTGACATTTTTGATTCTTACACAGAGTTCGATGACTATGTCAAACTGCTGGTACAAACAGGCTGCATCGACAACGGCAAGAAAATTTGGTGGGATGTGCGACCACATCCATTTTTTGAGACCATTGAAATTCGCATCTGCGACATTCCTACGCGTGTCGATGAATCGCTGGCTGTAGCTGCACTGATTCAAGCGACAGCGAAAACACTCTACGACCTCTACAAACGTAACATGCAATTTCGCCACTACAGCCGCGCCTTGATTGAAGAAAACAAGTTCCTTGCCGCACGCTATGGCCTAACAGGACAACTTATTGACTTTAGTAAGAAACAAAAAATTCCAACCACCGACTTGATTTTAGAATTTCTGCGCTTTGTTGATGATGCCGTCGAAGAACTCGGCTCACGACGCGAAATCAACACCATCTACAAAATTTTAGAGCACGGCACCAGCGCACGCAAACAATTGCAAGTCTATGAAGAAACTGGTGGCGATATCAAAGCCGTTGTAGATTTTCTCATCAAAGAAACATTGCATGGCTTGCCCGTGGAATTGCCGTCTATGGCAAGTACAACGGCATGA
- a CDS encoding TonB-dependent receptor translates to MIAILPYPKRRGGVLIFHNKNLISYFEARPLYLQPIFYCLSNQIRKIMKPRYFISWLALFAMLLVCSSLWAQGVSTSSMIGLVTDTKGEPLIGASVIATHVPSGSRYGAITQADGRYTILGMRVGGPYRVTASYVGYQTQTIENIFLNLGTASSANFKLAEESATTQEVTVTAARNAAISPDRTGANTVVPREAITSLPTISRNFTDFTRLTPQANGTSFAGQDNRLNNITVDGSYLNNSFGLSGLPGGRANVAPVSLEAIEEVAVSLAPYDVRQGLFVGAGVNLVTRSGTNNFQGSAFFNLRNQAFLGRKAAGVEVGAAANNFNNLQGGFRFGGPIIQDKLFFFVAAETEQNSTPFTLRPRQPGESPGGNISRPTFQQMDSLSRFLRQNFGYETGPFQDYTQQRPSMLNWLAKINYNIDDNNKLSIRYNALDARQDVPISLSSSLGFGARQGINALSYQNSNYIQFDRFQSVIAELNSTFGGKFSNQIIAGYTYQNEDRGSRGELFPLVEIQEAGTTLISFGFEPFTPSNQLSYSTLQFQDNFSYFAGAHTITAGLNLVYYSFRNVFFPGSQSVYVYSSLEDWYTDANDYLRNPNRTQSPVTLRRFQYRYSALPGGAEPVQPTRAWNPGIYVQDEWQVLSNLRVTGGLRVDIPFFENTAFENPIVPTLEFRDGNGNRIESRTDRLPKATPLFSPRLGFNWNVLEDNSLQVRGGTGVFTGQPAFVWISNQIGNNGVLTGFEQLDNTRIRPFNPSTTAYRPANPQLPTSIELATTDPNFRFPQVWRTNLGVDYLLPLGIVATFDGIYTKTLAGISYINANLRPATRTFAGPDQRLRYDGTAGNANRLNPNVTSNVVLQNSGDDYAISLTAQLQKSFGDNWFGLIAYTYTDARNNNNPGSIAFGSWANNPVANNPNLPELGFSAAAVPHRVLASGSYRFEYGIGATTISLFWSGAPQGRFSYTYGGDMNQDGVVNNDLIFVPNRASDLLFLPLTTGGRTFTPDEQAAAFDAFIEQDDYLRTRRGQYAERNGAVFPWVFRADLAVIQDFYLELGGQRNGLQLRLDIFNVGNLLNSEWGVGWQRTAPFPLTAAGVSADGRPQFRMATVTTPSGPQLLNSSFQRTASIADLWSAQFSIRYTFN, encoded by the coding sequence ATGATAGCCATTCTGCCATATCCAAAACGCAGAGGTGGCGTCTTAATCTTTCATAACAAAAACTTAATATCTTATTTTGAAGCACGCCCTCTATATTTGCAACCGATTTTTTACTGTCTCTCTAACCAAATTAGGAAAATAATGAAGCCCAGATACTTTATCTCTTGGCTTGCACTCTTTGCTATGCTGCTGGTCTGTAGCAGCCTATGGGCACAGGGTGTGAGTACTTCATCTATGATTGGTCTCGTTACAGATACAAAAGGTGAGCCCTTGATTGGCGCAAGCGTAATTGCAACGCATGTGCCGTCAGGTTCGCGCTATGGGGCAATTACCCAAGCTGACGGGCGCTATACCATTCTCGGTATGCGCGTCGGAGGTCCCTATCGCGTTACAGCAAGCTATGTTGGTTACCAGACACAGACCATTGAAAACATTTTTCTCAACTTAGGTACAGCAAGTAGTGCCAACTTCAAATTAGCTGAAGAATCGGCTACCACACAGGAGGTTACTGTTACGGCTGCGCGCAATGCCGCCATCAGCCCTGATCGTACAGGAGCGAACACAGTTGTGCCAAGAGAAGCAATTACCTCATTGCCTACCATTAGTCGTAACTTTACGGATTTTACCCGTCTCACGCCGCAGGCGAACGGCACATCATTTGCTGGGCAAGACAACCGCTTGAATAACATTACGGTTGATGGATCATACCTGAACAACAGCTTTGGTCTTTCTGGCTTGCCGGGTGGACGCGCCAACGTTGCACCAGTGAGTTTAGAAGCCATTGAAGAAGTGGCAGTCTCGCTTGCACCCTATGATGTGCGTCAAGGACTCTTTGTAGGTGCAGGTGTGAATCTGGTAACACGCAGTGGCACCAATAACTTCCAAGGTTCTGCATTTTTCAACCTGCGCAATCAAGCGTTCTTAGGTCGCAAAGCCGCAGGCGTTGAAGTCGGAGCTGCCGCAAATAATTTTAACAACCTGCAAGGCGGATTTCGCTTTGGCGGTCCAATCATTCAAGACAAGCTCTTCTTCTTCGTAGCAGCAGAAACTGAACAGAACTCCACGCCTTTTACGCTTCGTCCTCGCCAGCCCGGAGAATCACCAGGGGGCAACATCTCTCGTCCAACATTTCAACAGATGGATTCTTTAAGCCGGTTTTTACGCCAAAACTTTGGCTACGAAACAGGACCTTTTCAGGACTATACGCAGCAGCGTCCTAGTATGCTCAACTGGCTGGCTAAAATAAACTACAATATCGACGACAATAACAAATTGAGCATACGCTACAATGCCTTAGATGCACGTCAGGATGTGCCTATTAGCCTCAGCTCATCGCTGGGTTTCGGTGCGCGTCAGGGCATCAATGCACTGAGCTACCAAAACTCAAACTATATTCAGTTTGACCGCTTTCAATCTGTAATTGCTGAATTGAACTCTACCTTCGGTGGCAAGTTCTCCAATCAGATTATTGCAGGCTACACTTACCAAAATGAAGACCGTGGTTCACGTGGTGAACTCTTCCCGCTTGTGGAAATTCAAGAGGCTGGAACCACACTGATCTCATTTGGTTTTGAGCCTTTTACACCATCTAACCAGCTTAGCTACTCAACTCTCCAGTTTCAAGATAACTTCTCCTACTTTGCAGGGGCACATACTATCACCGCTGGGTTGAACTTAGTCTACTATAGCTTCCGCAATGTCTTCTTTCCGGGCTCACAAAGCGTGTATGTATATTCCTCTCTTGAAGACTGGTACACAGATGCTAACGACTACCTCCGCAACCCCAACCGTACGCAGTCACCTGTTACGCTGCGTCGCTTCCAATATCGTTATTCGGCTCTACCCGGTGGTGCTGAGCCTGTACAACCAACTCGTGCATGGAATCCCGGAATTTATGTGCAAGATGAATGGCAAGTCCTGAGCAACCTGCGTGTAACAGGCGGCCTTCGCGTCGATATTCCTTTCTTTGAAAATACAGCGTTTGAAAACCCAATTGTGCCAACGCTGGAATTCCGTGATGGCAATGGCAATCGAATCGAATCGCGTACTGATCGCTTGCCGAAAGCGACGCCGCTCTTCTCGCCACGCTTAGGATTTAACTGGAATGTGTTAGAAGATAATTCGCTGCAAGTACGCGGTGGCACGGGCGTTTTCACAGGTCAGCCTGCCTTCGTGTGGATCTCTAACCAAATTGGTAACAATGGTGTGCTTACAGGGTTCGAACAACTTGATAACACCCGTATCCGTCCTTTCAATCCAAGCACAACAGCTTATCGCCCTGCCAACCCACAATTGCCAACCTCAATTGAACTGGCCACGACTGACCCGAACTTCCGCTTCCCACAGGTCTGGCGTACTAACCTCGGTGTAGATTACTTACTACCACTCGGTATTGTAGCTACATTTGACGGTATCTACACCAAAACCTTGGCTGGTATTTCTTATATCAACGCAAATTTGCGTCCAGCGACACGCACATTTGCAGGACCCGATCAGCGTTTGCGCTATGATGGGACGGCTGGTAATGCCAACCGCTTGAACCCCAATGTAACAAGCAATGTGGTACTGCAAAACTCTGGTGATGACTATGCCATCTCGCTGACTGCGCAATTGCAAAAGTCATTTGGCGACAATTGGTTTGGACTTATAGCGTACACTTACACAGATGCACGCAACAACAACAACCCCGGCTCAATCGCATTTGGCTCTTGGGCAAACAATCCGGTCGCTAACAATCCAAACCTGCCAGAGTTGGGTTTCTCTGCAGCAGCCGTACCGCATCGAGTGCTGGCAAGCGGCAGTTACCGCTTTGAGTATGGAATTGGTGCAACCACAATCTCTCTCTTCTGGTCAGGCGCGCCTCAAGGTCGCTTCAGTTATACATACGGCGGCGATATGAATCAAGATGGGGTTGTCAACAACGACCTAATCTTCGTGCCTAACCGCGCCAGTGATTTGTTATTTCTCCCGCTAACCACTGGAGGTCGCACCTTTACGCCAGATGAACAAGCAGCCGCCTTTGATGCTTTCATTGAGCAAGACGACTATTTGCGTACGCGCCGTGGTCAATATGCTGAACGTAATGGCGCGGTCTTCCCTTGGGTCTTCCGTGCAGACCTAGCGGTTATTCAAGACTTCTACCTTGAACTCGGCGGTCAACGCAATGGATTGCAACTGCGCCTCGATATCTTTAATGTCGGAAACTTGCTCAATAGTGAGTGGGGAGTCGGCTGGCAGCGTACAGCGCCATTCCCACTGACAGCTGCAGGAGTCTCGGCAGATGGCAGACCACAATTCAGAATGGCAACAGTCACGACACCGAGTGGCCCACAGCTTTTGAACTCTTCCTTCCAACGTACAGCAAGCATTGCCGACCTGTGGTCTGCGCAGTTCAGCATCCGTTACACTTTTAATTAA
- the folB gene encoding dihydroneopterin aldolase, which yields MNAQYSRSCVRLKNAIFYAYHGVGEAEHKVGARYEVDAELYFDFSVAGQTDSLRQTVDYEQVYARISKVITSRKFYLIEAVAKKIADELMLDFPILESVHIKVRKRNPPVGGVCDFAEADYFLERPKHTP from the coding sequence ATGAATGCTCAATACTCTCGCAGTTGCGTCAGGCTCAAGAACGCGATTTTTTATGCGTATCATGGTGTTGGAGAAGCCGAACACAAGGTCGGCGCACGCTATGAAGTTGATGCGGAACTCTATTTTGATTTTTCAGTGGCAGGACAAACCGACTCACTGCGTCAGACCGTAGATTATGAGCAAGTCTATGCGCGCATCTCAAAAGTGATTACCTCGCGCAAGTTTTATCTTATTGAAGCTGTCGCTAAAAAAATTGCAGATGAATTGATGCTTGATTTTCCAATCTTGGAATCTGTGCATATCAAGGTGCGCAAACGCAACCCGCCCGTGGGTGGCGTCTGCGACTTTGCTGAAGCTGACTACTTTTTGGAACGCCCGAAACACACACCGTAG
- a CDS encoding gas vesicle synthesis protein GvpA (involved in formation of gas vesicle which are protein structures that contain gas involved in buoyancy; part of an operon of other gas vesicle synthesis proteins), whose amino-acid sequence MAIEKSTGSSSLAEVVDRILDKGIVIDAFARVSLVGIELVSVEARVVIASVETYLKYAEAIGLTATAA is encoded by the coding sequence ATGGCAATTGAAAAATCCACAGGCTCATCGAGCTTAGCCGAGGTGGTAGACCGCATTTTGGACAAAGGTATCGTGATTGATGCGTTTGCCCGCGTCTCGCTGGTCGGCATTGAGCTGGTGTCGGTAGAAGCGCGCGTTGTGATCGCCTCTGTCGAAACCTACCTCAAGTATGCCGAAGCGATTGGTCTGACAGCAACGGCTGCCTAA
- the gvpN gene encoding gas vesicle protein GvpN — protein sequence MNEDISTVIEASPLPDFVETKYVKDLTYRALTYIEAGFPIHLRGASGTGKTTLAMHIASKIGRPIVMLHGDAEYKTSDLVGGEFGYHSRRVVDRFQSRVLKVEEDFAKRWVDSRLTIACKYGFTLLYDEFTRSRAEANNVLLSVLQEKILDIPAGRTGEDGYLKVHPNFVGIFTSNPEEYAGVHKAADALRDRMVTIDLDYPDFETEVAIVIAKSKIPQPDAEEIVGIVRALRESGRCEFAPTVRAAIMISKTLMVQRTKIYQPPNFFMSVCQDVLASETSRIGSRTNQEEIRILVKKLVERSRLYLESSLSGKVGLSRNAEANLHILRSEKLAK from the coding sequence ATGAATGAAGATATTAGCACGGTCATAGAAGCCTCGCCCCTACCTGATTTTGTTGAGACCAAGTATGTCAAAGATTTGACCTACCGCGCCTTGACTTACATTGAAGCGGGGTTTCCGATTCACTTGCGTGGTGCTAGCGGCACAGGCAAAACCACGCTTGCGATGCACATTGCAAGCAAAATCGGCAGACCTATCGTGATGCTGCATGGTGATGCCGAGTATAAAACCAGCGACCTTGTCGGCGGTGAGTTTGGCTATCACAGCCGCAGGGTCGTCGACCGCTTTCAATCGCGTGTGCTCAAAGTCGAGGAAGATTTTGCTAAACGTTGGGTCGATAGCCGCCTGACGATTGCCTGCAAATACGGCTTTACCTTGCTCTATGATGAATTTACACGCTCACGTGCCGAAGCCAACAACGTCCTGCTCTCTGTCTTGCAAGAAAAAATCTTGGATATTCCTGCAGGCAGAACAGGTGAAGATGGCTATCTGAAAGTGCATCCGAATTTCGTAGGCATTTTCACGAGCAATCCTGAAGAATACGCTGGGGTGCACAAAGCCGCTGATGCGCTGCGCGACCGCATGGTTACAATCGACTTAGACTACCCAGATTTTGAGACCGAAGTGGCTATTGTTATTGCCAAGTCAAAAATTCCTCAGCCTGATGCTGAAGAGATCGTTGGTATTGTCCGTGCTTTGCGCGAGAGCGGTCGCTGCGAGTTTGCACCGACGGTGCGCGCTGCAATTATGATTTCTAAGACGCTGATGGTGCAGCGTACCAAAATTTATCAACCGCCGAACTTCTTTATGAGCGTCTGCCAAGATGTCTTGGCTTCAGAGACAAGTCGGATCGGCTCTCGCACCAATCAAGAGGAAATTCGCATCCTTGTCAAAAAGTTAGTAGAGCGCTCGCGTCTCTATTTGGAGTCCTCACTCAGTGGCAAGGTCGGTCTTAGTCGAAATGCTGAAGCCAATTTACATATCTTACGCTCTGAAAAACTGGCAAAGTAA
- a CDS encoding gas vesicle protein, whose translation MSKDITYSTSSSTLAEILERVLDKGVVIAGDIKVNLADVELLNIKIRLIVCSVDKALQMGINWWQSDPMLSTEARTKELEAENSALKARLDALEKQLAALLPPSAQK comes from the coding sequence ATGAGCAAGGACATTACTTATTCCACAAGCAGCAGCACCCTTGCTGAAATTTTGGAGCGCGTTTTAGACAAAGGCGTTGTTATTGCAGGTGATATCAAAGTAAATTTGGCTGATGTTGAACTGCTCAACATTAAGATTCGCTTGATTGTCTGCTCCGTTGATAAAGCCTTACAAATGGGAATCAATTGGTGGCAAAGTGACCCGATGCTCTCGACAGAGGCAAGAACAAAGGAACTTGAAGCAGAAAACAGCGCGCTGAAAGCGCGGCTCGATGCACTCGAAAAACAACTTGCTGCACTTTTGCCACCCAGCGCACAAAAATGA
- a CDS encoding ATP-binding protein: protein MRRKKTYFNWSSGKDSARALYELFKDERFSVEYLLTSVNSSYDRVSLHGLRRALLEAQLQSIGLPSGTIELPEQPTNAQYDAIVRQKVEALKQSGFDCAAFGDIFLEDLRAYRQQQLEPLGFEVVFPIWKRNTRQLIEEFINLGFKAIIICANADVLGRDFLGRLIDRDFLNDLPKGIDPCGENGEYHTFCFDAPYFKFPISFSVGEIVLREYTYNGTKSRFWFCDLLPVETSIRPEPEQNYV from the coding sequence CTGCGTCGTAAGAAAACCTACTTCAACTGGAGTAGTGGGAAAGATTCTGCCCGTGCGCTGTATGAACTCTTCAAAGATGAGCGCTTCAGCGTAGAGTATTTGCTCACTTCGGTTAACTCGAGTTATGACCGTGTCAGCCTGCATGGGCTGCGTCGCGCGTTATTAGAGGCACAACTCCAATCGATTGGTCTGCCCAGCGGTACAATCGAACTGCCCGAACAGCCAACTAATGCCCAATACGATGCTATTGTGCGCCAAAAAGTGGAAGCTCTGAAACAGAGTGGCTTTGACTGTGCCGCATTTGGCGACATTTTTCTCGAAGATCTTCGTGCCTATCGTCAGCAACAATTAGAACCGCTTGGCTTTGAAGTTGTGTTTCCTATATGGAAAAGAAATACCAGGCAGCTCATTGAGGAATTTATCAATTTAGGCTTTAAGGCAATTATCATCTGTGCTAATGCCGATGTGCTCGGGCGTGATTTTCTCGGTCGCCTGATTGATAGAGATTTTTTGAACGATTTACCCAAAGGCATTGACCCATGCGGTGAAAATGGGGAGTATCACACCTTTTGTTTTGATGCACCTTACTTCAAGTTTCCAATCTCGTTTTCAGTCGGTGAGATTGTCCTGCGCGAATACACTTACAACGGCACAAAAAGCCGATTTTGGTTCTGCGACTTACTTCCAGTAGAAACATCAATAAGACCCGAACCTGAACAGAATTATGTCTGA
- a CDS encoding sterol desaturase produces the protein MSENALSQTVLIVSVLSGGALWLLEGIVPFFQNRQGRLQHALPNLAIALLNTALSSILMAGSLTALRYIYPYWQGLKALGIGDIPTSALIVLCYDFWMYLWHRLNHQLSFFWQFHRFHHADAAMDVTTGFRFHPLEILLSELIRLPVLALLGMGATEILLYNLLSFPVILLHHSNVALPASLENALAYLIPTPNLHRVHHSVKKVEADMNYGSLLSLWDRLFGTLLRHNNPSTLQLGIIEK, from the coding sequence ATGTCTGAGAATGCGTTAAGTCAAACTGTGCTAATTGTTAGCGTACTCTCTGGTGGCGCCCTGTGGCTTCTGGAAGGTATTGTGCCATTTTTTCAGAACCGTCAAGGGCGACTGCAACACGCACTCCCAAACCTTGCTATTGCGCTTCTCAATACTGCACTTAGCTCCATTTTGATGGCTGGCTCACTCACTGCACTCAGATACATTTACCCCTACTGGCAAGGATTGAAGGCTTTAGGCATCGGAGACATTCCAACTTCAGCCTTGATTGTCCTTTGCTATGACTTCTGGATGTACCTTTGGCACCGCCTCAATCACCAACTTTCGTTTTTCTGGCAATTTCATCGCTTTCACCACGCCGATGCCGCCATGGATGTAACTACAGGGTTTCGCTTTCACCCGTTAGAAATCCTGCTATCAGAACTGATTCGCCTGCCCGTGCTTGCTCTGCTGGGCATGGGTGCCACAGAAATTTTGCTCTACAACCTGCTCTCGTTTCCCGTCATCTTGCTGCACCATAGCAATGTTGCACTCCCAGCATCTTTGGAAAACGCCCTGGCTTACCTCATTCCCACACCAAACTTGCACCGTGTGCATCATTCAGTCAAAAAAGTGGAAGCCGATATGAACTATGGCTCACTACTTTCGCTGTGGGATAGGCTCTTCGGCACGCTGCTGCGCCACAACAATCCCTCTACCTTGCAACTTGGCATCATCGAAAAGTGA